Within Caldalkalibacillus thermarum, the genomic segment CAAACCTTGATTGCGGGCATGTAGCACTTTGCCAAAGGCTACTTCGCTTGTTGCCATATCAAGAATAATCGGTTTATGTTTCTTAGCCGGTACACCAAAGGCAATAGGGTTGGTACCAAGATAGGGCTTTGCTCCCCCAAATGGCACCATCACTTTATCAGTATGGGTCAGGGCAATCCCGATCATTTTTTGTTCGGCAGCCATTTGAACATAATAAGATAATGCTCCGCAATGGCTGCTGTTAATCACCCCAACCATACCAATTCCCTGATACTTTGCCCGGTTGATCGCCTCCTGCATGGCTTCTTTAGCCACTACATGCCCCAATCCGTCATCCCCATCAAAAAGGGCAACAGAAGGACTTTTTTCATCCACTTTAAATTGAGGACGGATATTGATACCACCGCTTTTGATTCGCTTCACATAATGCATGGTGCGCAACACTCCGTGGGAATGAACCCCGCGTAAATCCGCGTGAACCAAAACCTCAGCCACCGTATAGGCATGCTTATCTGGCACACCAACTTTTATCAATTGCTTAGCACACAATGAGATTAACTCATTATAACTAACAATGACATCACCCATCTGATACCATCCCTCTCTTTCACATGTTGATCGTAAAATATTTTACTTGGTTAGTATTTCTAGTGGAACAAGTACGAGTTCTGGTACAAAGATCAAGATCAACAGAATAATGATCTGAGCCAAAAGGAAAGGCCATATCCCTTTGGTGATATCAACAATACTGATTTTACTGATACCACATCCTACATACAGCACCGTTCCCACAGGAGGTGTAATTAAACCAATACACAAGGTCATTACCATAATGATCCCAAAATAAACCGGATGAATACCTGCTGCTTCAATTACAGGCAACAGAATAGGGGTAAAGATCAAAATAGCTGGTGTCATATCCATAACCAAACCGACCAATAGCAGAAAAATCATGAGAATCAAGAGCAGCAACAGGGGTGATTCAGTCAGCCCGGCCAGAAGGCCTACCACTTCAGCTGGAATTTGCGCCACTGTGATCACCCAAGCCGTCACCATGGCTGCCGAAGCCAGAAACATGACCACACCTGTTGTTTTGGTGGCATTAACAAA encodes:
- the allD gene encoding ureidoglycolate dehydrogenase, with protein sequence MGDVIVSYNELISLCAKQLIKVGVPDKHAYTVAEVLVHADLRGVHSHGVLRTMHYVKRIKSGGINIRPQFKVDEKSPSVALFDGDDGLGHVVAKEAMQEAINRAKYQGIGMVGVINSSHCGALSYYVQMAAEQKMIGIALTHTDKVMVPFGGAKPYLGTNPIAFGVPAKKHKPIILDMATSEVAFGKVLHARNQGLSIPDRWGVDEQGNPTTDPHRVRALLPFGGPKGYGLALMIDVLSGILTGSAFGPHITAMYGDYDKKRKLGHLLIAIDISIFTTADNFLTHIDQMIDELHQVPPAPGFERVMVPGEPEQLKEEERLKKGIPITDVVYQELTSM